The following DNA comes from Excalfactoria chinensis isolate bCotChi1 chromosome 5, bCotChi1.hap2, whole genome shotgun sequence.
GAGGGTTTGAAACCCTACCTGGTATTTTCCACCACATCTCTTCTCAGCTGTTGCAGATATTCTCGGCGCCTGCTAGGGAGGTCCAGATCCCTGTGACTTGCATCCAGGGTCTGCAACAGACTCAGATGCTTCTGAGGACTCAAACTTCGGCTCCTGTGGTATCTCTGcagccttttttctctctccttccttagGGTCTCAATAGTCCTCATGTGTCTGTCAGGGAAGCACAAGTAAAGTGACAAAATGCACCTTGCAAAGCTACATTTTCTGAGGTTGTTTTTTAGCCTTTAAAATTTTAAGTCTTAAATATTAGGTAGCTTTGTAGTATGAAAAATCAAAGAatgtaataaaatgtatttcccCTGCAAACACCCTTTTCAGTCACGCACTGACAGGTAAAgaattttaattataaaattctgctgcttttgaaagGGAAAACTGAGGAAGGAGATGAACACAGCTCCTCCTAACCATTCTAGTTACAGCAACTTCCCAAACAGTTGGATTATCCACCTACTAGAATTTAGggtagttttttttcctaattaattTGGAATGGCATCACTGtagggttgttttcttttttttccccaatagtCCTATGGCAGCATTTATTCAGAGAAGTATGAAATTCTTAATCAAGATGCACGGATTATTTTTATGCCACAGCAAATTATTGAAATAAATACACTGTCATGGTCACCAGGCAACACTTGATCACTTTCATAGTGACCAGAAGTTGTAAGAGTGAGGTGACACCAAATCTGAATTACAGTAAATCCTACTGTTACCCACATTTCCTTAAATAACCCCAAAATTTTCTcctaaattattatttaactaTATAACTGTAATGTTTTCACATACTGTTCATTCAGCATGACTAAGCGATTAAGTGCTCTTTATGTACACTGTATGAAGCTGTATGTGAAGTCTATTCAAAATACTTAATACAGAACAACTTCAAGGAATTTACCTCTCATAGAGCTGCTGCTTTACTGGAACCGCCATCAGGTCGTCTGCAGTTCCGCTCTGCAGAACCCTCAGCAGCGCGTCCGTTTCACCGATGCCATAGTTCAGCTTTGCCTCAGTCAGTTCCACAGTAAGGGGATGCTGGTGCAGATCCAGGTGTATGCCAGACATGATCTGAGCACGCTCTCTCTGAAGTCTCTCaatctctctgcttctgctgccccAAAGCTGGGATTTCCCTTCAATTTCTACTGTTTGTTGGCTTCCAGGCTTGCTTTCTGCCTGGCTGTGCAGATCAGTTGCACTGCCACTCAAGCTGAGTGATGAAGGTGGAGGACTGCCCTTAACACCACACCAGTTGCTAAACTTGTTGTGTATGGGTAAGTCACGAAGACTGTAGCTCCGCGGCCTGTAAGGCTTCACTGAAGTAGTACTTTTCTTCAGAGGAATTTCAGTGTCGCATTCAGTTTCAGTGATAGAATTTGTGTTGTCATTTTGTAAGGAAATCTGCGCATCACTCACATCAGACAGAAGAGAgcaactgttttcatttttccacagATCATGAAATTGTAGAGAAGCTGCTCCTGCCAGAGGTTCTGAGGACTGGTTAACATTTGCCTGACTTGAACAAGTGGCACTATGTTTTGGATTAAAAAGTAAGTCAGAATCTGGTGGTGAGTGGTTGTGAGTCAGAGCAGTATCAGAATTCCCAACATAATTCTCATGTCCGATTCCCCCAAGCACAGATCTTCCTCTCCCTGTGACATACATACAATGAAGTGAATGTGCCAACGGACTGGGGTCTCTAACATCATCTGTTAAAAACTCTGTGCGGCCAGAGACCTCTAATGTGCTGCTGGAGTGGTACAGTCGTTTTGCACAAATTGTAGTGTGTGTGCCAACAGTGAGCCTGTGCTGTTGTTCCACAGCTTTTGAATCATCATTTCCTAAAAGCTTTTTGGCTGCTTTTTTATCTAAGAAACTTCCAGGTGCATTTCTTGTGCCCCTGCTGTCTCTAGTAACGCTGCATTCGCTGTCTGTTTCAGTCTGTGAAAAACTGTCCACGTGAGGTTCCATGCCAGAGTGTGGACCtgatctttgctttctctgactGTGAAGGGGGTTTGAAGCATCACTGGAATACCCCAAGGGTTCCTTAATAGGGCAAAAAGGCTTACTAAAGGCATTCTGGCTTTTGGGACTAGCACTAAGAGTAAGAATAGGGGAAGAGGCCCTATCCACCAACAGAGTGTTTTTGTAAcgaagttttctttctgctggaaCCTCTAGCTCATTGACACTTCTTTTATCCTGAGCATAAGATGATGGAGATTGAAAAGTGCTAATAGTAGGGCTGCTAACTACAGTGCATGAAGAATCATCTTGCCCTGAACTCACTGAAGAGGATGTGATGGATGAAACTCTGGCACTAGCAGGGGCAATATGCTGCTGTGCATTTAACGTTGGTTTTTGAAAGTCTAAGGTGGAGGTTCTGTGTAAGAGAGGCAGGCACATAAAGGAATCTTCCAAAATGCTGTCAAGGCTGTCATGGAAGTCAGTGTTGCCCAGATTTCTCATCTCAGCTCCTTCTTGTGGTCTTTCTTCCAGAGAGaatgttttctccttccttttggGTACCTTATCTGCTGTATCTGCACTGAAATCACAGTTTACTGCTTTAGCTGGCCTCAATTCATTTTCCGATTTTGTCtgcacttgtttttcttcatttttgctttgagaTTCTTCCAAAATCTCAGTTTGAGTGCCTATATCTGCTGTAGTCTGAGTGCAGCTATCTGATCTAGTACCAGTAGCTTTTGCACcctcttcagttcttctttgGTAGATTTTGATACTCTGTTCGTTATCTATAATATTTTGTTGGGAGAGGTTTCCCAGCAGCTCCGAAGTGTTCTGAATAAGCTGTGACAGATGCATGGACAGATTCTGCATGCTTGTCCAGGAAGAATGTTGCTGAAATAGATCCCTGTTCGTTTCCAGCCTTCTTGCAGAAACATCTGTGTAGCTCCTCTGATGTCTTCTCTGCCTTTTATACCTTGCGGTAGCcactgtttgtgttccctgctcaCAGGTAATCCCCGGTGATTTTTTGGAAGACCTTTCCAACTCAGATGGGTATAACAATACAATTTCATCAACCTGCACTGAAGAGTTACCAGGATGTGCAGAAGGATTCTTATGTTTAGCAGCTTCATTTTCTGGATTAGTTTCCAGTGTTTCAATGGACGCATTGCTGTACCGCTTGTTACTGTCACTTGAGTATGTGGATTCagagcctggtctggtattgTCCCATCCTTGAAGACCTTCAATGCTGCTTAAAGTGCTTGATAAAACTTTTGCTGTAGCATATGTACTGAGATGAGAGTGAAAAGGAGAATTTTGAGAATTCAATCCATTGTCCACACTAGAACATCTAGTAACTTTACGATTATCCAGGTTTAAAGGCATTTGATGGCAAGAGACATCACTTGCACTTCCAAAAACATACTGCTTCCAGCCAATCTTGCATGATTCTTCTTGCTGCCATGGATGAATATATGGGTTGATATCACTTGAACTAAAATGCATTGCATCTTTGCTGTCTTGCAAAAATAACTCAGTTCCTGGCTGGTACCCAGCTTCTTCAACTCTTCCTTCACTACACTGAGCTACAGAACTGCTCTTTGAAtggatattttctttcacacCCACTGAACTGTGAGATGTGGGCAGTACAGATGATGGAGAATGAACAGCACTGTCTTTTAAGGACTGGTTGCCTTGTATTCTTGCTGCATAATTTTGTAAATTTTTTGGGTCACAGTTTGCAATCTTCTTCGTTTGTGTCATTCTTTGCTGGAATCTGGGTTTCGATTTAACCTGCAGAATGTTCTTTGATTCTTGCTTTGAAAGTCTTTCAATTACATGAAGATCATCTTCTGTTGGTGATGGAGGCTCCACGCTCATATTTAAATCCTGTAGTGATCTAGATGCGGAATATAACAAGGAATCTGCCAGAGATGAAGCTTTGAAAGTATCATCTAAATCAGAAAGCACAGCTAAGGCTGGGGCTGATAGTCTATGACTTTGTAGATAAggtctgtgttcagttttacaGTTCTTTGTACTATGCGTCATAGAACATGGCCTTCTGCTCCTGAATTCCACCAGTTTGGATTCTTGGGAAGGCAAACCATGGTTTGTTGGTAAAAATTTTAAGGGGGTGCTTTCATTattcattaaagaaaatttcagtctttctgaTCCCATTATATCATCTGTTCTTGTTGAAAAACAGTCAGCTTGAATATTGGAACctgtattatttttgtaatgtaaAATCTCTTTTCTATCACCTGTGTTTGTTCTACCTGCATCATCATCACCCATAGGCACATATTGACAATTGCCTTGCAGATCCGCAGAACGTTTTTCAAGACCTAAAGCACTGTGATACAGTTGTCCAGGATCAGTACTTGCGCTGTTTGTGGGACATGCTGGACCAAATGAATCATAGGTGTGTTCAGGATCCACATTAACATCTCCTGAATACAGCTGTTCCAACACCTCTGGGACTGCTAATTCATTTGTCAAAATTGAAGACACTTTGGTTTGCTGTTCAAGATGTTCTTTATCTactgtttttccttgctttttctttactgcAAGATGTTCAGTCTCAGTACTTGAATGCAGTTCTTCCTCGTTCCTGTTAagcatttttctcatttgtccCTCTTTAACCAGAACCGACCTTCCAGTATCCCAAAGAGGTATTGATGACAATACCAGAGATTCACTATCATCTGGCACTTTCTCCGCATGTTGTGTGCAagctttctgtgctgaaacTTTACTCCAGTGGTGTTGATCAAATTCAGTATCATTGTCAACTTGCTGACAGTTACTTCCATAAACAGGTTCCACATCTACAGCAGAATTCTCATATGAAGCAGAGTTTGTGTCTGATACTGGGTaatgcttgtttgcttttgcaagagaaagtaaaataattccTGAAGCATGTACTGGCTCATCAAATACCACAGACTTATCAGACTGAGTGTCTTGCATTTGTAAAACAGCAAGCGGAGAATGTTTTAATATACTTGTGTGTGATCTGTCACACGTGCCAGTTTCACCATGGTTTATATCTGAAATTGGAGAAGATTCTGAAAATGCTCTCATGGATGGGTGGTTAACTTCTGAGAACGCTTGAGGAAAATCTTCTTTCACTGAGTGCAGATCAGCAGAACCAGACAATGCCTGCTCAGTCAAAGAGGTGTCTTGAAGTGAGACTTCAAGCTGACTAACTGTTGGAGATTTTGAGTCGTCAAGTAAACAAGTGTTGAAAACGCTTACGTTTTTGGAGCTCTGAAGCAGTATATCACTTGGGGTATTTTCTGCAAAGTAGGATGGAGCACACTTTGATTCTTTACTGCCAGCCTTTCCTAAGCTTTGAAAAACAGCCACTCCTGATTCTGGTAGAGTCACACTAAAAATGTTACTGTAGTGTTCCAAGTATTCgggcattttattttcttgagtaTCATCGCAATTCTGGAAAGAATCTCgaattattttcccttcttgatCAGTTCCCACAGCTTCTTCAGGGATTTTATCACTCTGAGCATTTGTAGCCTCTGTAACTGCAGAACTGTCATCCTCTTCATCTCCATTTTgtgaaacatcagaaaaagcacttaaaatagTTGATTCACtttcaaagtattttgtttcttcagagaGAACAGCGtcatttttacatttctctcCACTGCTGTCAATCAGATCATTTGCAAATGATCTTGGGCTATTCAGGAGACCAGCAGAATGTTCAGGAGTACAAGACTTCCTCTTGTAATCTGGAAGCCTTGCTGAAAGGATCGAAGTGTTCTCAGAAACAATAATCTCTGGATAGTCTACACAGCAATCTTTGGAAGTCTCATGTCCCTGATAATGTCTTGGTTCACCCTGGCATATCCTGACATCAGGAAACCTTGCATTGTCATTATTACTGCTTGTTAGAGTATAATGTGTGTTTaagcatttctctttgttaTCACATTGTGATGAACTTCCTGATTGAAGTTCTGTCTCAGCTGTGTTAATGTTTTGAAGTACATTTTGAGAAGTGATTTCCTGTAAAGAATGTCTTGTTTTCTCCCCCATGTCTTCccttgcttctttctctgaagaagaaagcaggctTGAATTATTGAAGAGCAGCTCGTCAGGCATTACGGTATCTCTTTCCTCTtgaccttttctttctgtggaatTAAAGCAGTCTTTCGATATTTTGTTAATCATTAAATCTACACTTTGTTCTTCATGTGAGTTAATGTCCTCAATTATATCTTCAGAAGAGTCTGATtctgaggaaaatgaatttcCTTCTGCCCCTTGCTTAAGCTCAACCATTTCAGGTTCATGACTGCCCACttcacagagcaaagaaaagctgttctcatTGACAGGTTGCCCAGATGCAGAACAATCATTTCTAAATACAAAAAGgtcttcctcctctctgtctTTTGTGGTCCTGTTTTGCAggaaagcttcatttttactttgaattttATCGGAATGAGCTTTGCTGTCTCCCTCTTTGTTGATGGTTTTAACAAGCGTACCAATGGAGGCCTCATTCTCCATTAATGTTTCATAGTACAGAAGAACAGCTTCAGTTCCAGCATTGCCATTTGATGGTTTTGTGTGACTTTTCAGAGCAGTGGGAACATCTTGAACAAGTTGGGAATTACCACTTACTTCAAGACATAAAAGGTGATTTACAGATGGACACAGGGAGTCTTTAACTGAACTTTCTTGGATGTTTTTTGTAGACCTCAGAGTTGCTGCTgaattttgctgtttgctgctaTCTCCATTATTTGTAGAAAAGCTAGTAGACACCCACTGGCTTCCTCTTAAGATTTCATTTAATCTGTTGTCATCATGACAGCTGTCTTTGCTTTCAGGGAATAATTCATTCAGGCTTTGTAGAACAATCAGTTCTACCTCCTCTCTGTTATCTAAAAACATCTGCTCCTCTGTTTTGCCCACTGCATTCAAATGTGCTTTCTCGTCAACAATTCTTGACCCTATAGCACCCTGTCCACAAATCTCAGGTCTTCTAACAACGCTTACGTTTTCTGAAGCAATATGCTCAGGATATTGTGTTGAACAACTCATATACACATGGCTGTTCTCTTTAACATGGAGACTTTTAGATTCTTCTTCAAGTCTGTATTGGTCATTACTAATGTTGTCATCAACTGAATATTCATACACATCGATATCTTCCATAGCTGTATTTCTTGTATCTGTAGAGTCCTCTGAGTCACCATCTTCATTCATTTCAAGAGGACTGTGGTATTGTGAATCATCTACTGACAGTGTATTCTCTCCTAGTCCTGAAGGTGTAAGGTATCTTTCAGGGATCTTGAACTGGTTTAAAATTTCCTCTTTGTCACCCCTGTTACAGTGCACCTGATGCAGAGCTGGAGATTCTTCAGTAAATAGAACGTTTTCATCTGTGTGTATGTCTTCTTGATTCGTAATAACCATTCCCTCTGTGTTTGTCGTGGTGACTTGTTCTTCGCACCCAGTCACTTCACACACATTAACCTTGTTTTCCTGGTCGGAGTCTTCATGGGGCAAACAATGCGGCATGTAACGTTCAGTTAAATTGCTAGaatctattttttcttcagttttttctaaaatatttccttgccTGTCTGTGGTTAGTTCCATTGTATCTATATCCTCTGtattaaacacattttctcttgttctgttCATCTGCAAAAGCCCTTCACAAGCATCAGGTAAGCCTTGAGCATTCGGAGTAAAATCTATTCTGTGGGAATGCATAGCTGAAGGCGAGCTttggagagaaacagaaagctctGGTGAATAAACACCGATTATTTCCTCACTTTCCTCTTTTTGGAAAAAGCTATCAGAGTGTACGAGTGCTTTCGACTCCTGAGTGTGTTCTACACTGGTGCCAACTACCTGTAATTCATCTTCCTCTGCCTCTTCAGGTGTGAGGTGCAGATCTGTATAAAACTCACACTGAACTTCTACAATATCAATGGTTTTTTTTGGATTCTGAGATAGATCGAGGCCTTTAAAATTCTCACCACTCCTATCTGCAGTTACACTTTGGACTTTGGTTACTGGGTAGTCAGGTACACTTTCTATCCCTATTGATTTCATTTCCActccatttttttctgggtTGTTTGTGCGATTGTTTAACTTCAACGGTGTTAACTTCTTAACTTCTTCAGCGTTTGCTTTTGTATTCTGATTAGGAACCACAGTTTCTTCTGGATCAGCTTCTGGGTTTCTTAAAAACTTGGATTCCTTATCTATACACAGACTCTCCTCTTGAGAAACAGTACCTAGTGTATCTGTGTTGTATTCAAATACTCTTCCCAATTCTGAGTTAAAGTGATCTTCAACAAGCAAAATGTCCTCTGGACAATCACTTTCAAAAAgggcttctttctcttctcttgcttCAGTTAAGaatttattctttgtttctgtttccaagaGAATGGTTGCATCAGATTCCACAGAACTGTCAGTCATCTTACACATATTGTTCTTCTCCCCTGTTGATGCTGAGGAGCATGTCGTACAAAGACAGTTGGAATGTATGACAGAACAACCTTTTGTGGCCCTGGCTTCCTCAGCATGATTAGATGTAGCATCACAATCTCCTTTCACTATTGTAACATGCTCTAATAGCATATCATAATGTTCAGTCTCAGATGCACTTTGAAAAAAATTAGCTTTTGCTGAAGTTTTGTAAAATATGCTTGAATTGGATTCTGGGAGCAAATCACCTGTGTtctcacaaacagcagcagggaaggacTCAGTGTCCTGACCATTAACATTCACTGTGAGATAACTTACTTCATTTACCAGTAGGTTCTTACATTTGGATGAAAACTCTTTCTGATCTACAACCTGAAAATTCAGCATACTGTGTTCTTtgctttcactgctttcttctcttaCGTTGTCAACACACAATGTAGAATTTTCTGACATGTGCTGGGACAGGCAACTTACAGGACCGTCTGCTAGTGAACACCCATAGGAGTAGTTGTTTGAAAAaggtttgcttttaaattcatAATGATTTAACGAAGACAAGTCTTCATCCTTTGGTTTGTGTTCATCTTTCTCTGTGAGTGAAGGCTCCTCTGACACAATCTCTGATAGGCTATCTGTGCTTGTTTCCATacagattttctctttttcacacATCTCTATTGGTGTTGCACTGTAAGCAATAACTAAAGGGTTACATTTATATGTTatcttctgtgaggaaaaatctgtgttttcagttgctgcttctgcaggtATTTGTTCATAATCTGTATCTTGCATTGCTTCCATGTTACTCTCCCTAGATCTGAGGAGACCTTGCACAACAGCTGATTTTGCTCCTTGTCCAGCCAATACCTGATGCTCATGAGTGCTTCCTGGGGAGCACTTCTTATTTGTTAAGTCATTGAGAAAAAAACTTTCATCACAACATGTTGGTGCTTCCCTTCTTGGAAAAAGCTGCACACAGTTTCCAAAATGTACTTGTTGTACTGCTGAAGCCTGTGCTGAGACTACATTATAGGCAAGTTCTGTAGAGAATCCAGCAGCAGATGCACCGACAGATGTACTGCCAGTGTCTGAATCTGTCATCTTTGATTCTATCATTGAGTTATTGCAGTCATCATCTAGGTCATCTTTATCAATAGTTCTGAGGACACTGTCTTCTAAATCTGCTTTTACACAGCTGTTTCTCTGCTCCAAAATGTGCACAggcaacacagaaacaaaaggtgGCGTTTCCAGTTTGTGATCTTTTAGTGGTTCTGGGTGAGTTTTAGGGAGAGAATCCTCCTCTTTTCTGGGTATTGGTGACAAGCATTCTGCAGTGGAGTTTTCCAAACAGCTGAACGCTTGTGTACATTCTGCGGTAGACCTGTAAGTGGatgattcatttatttgttcttgttcAGGATGATTTGTCCTTGAATGCTCATAATAATCAGGTTTtactgaaatatgaatgaaagaAGAGCTTGGTCCTACTGAACTTACAAATGTGGATGTTATGTCTTGAGATTCCAAGGAGGAAGTTTCATCTGC
Coding sequences within:
- the STARD9 gene encoding stAR-related lipid transfer protein 9 isoform X1, which gives rise to MANVKVAVRVRPLSKRESAEGGRVIVEVDDKVTTVRNVKVDSRLDGTWDSREKTAAFSFDYCYWSVDPEDPKYASQEMVFQDLGTSVLSGAFRGYNICLFAYGQTGSGKTYTMMGTPASIGLTPRICEGLFSRKDDYSDQTASCRVKVSFLEIYNERVRDLLKQSDHKKPYTLRVREHPETGPYVQGLSQHLVTDYKQVVELLEEGIAKRITAATHIHNASSRSHAIFTIHYTQAILENNLPSEIASKINLVDLAGSERADPSYCKDRITEGANINKSLVTLGIVISTLAQNSQIFSSCQSINTLTSEGESSHMDSPSTGSVSGSRRPAYIPYRDSILTWLLKDSLGGNSKTIMIATISPASSSYNETMSTLRYASNAKNIINKPRVNEDANVKLIRELREEIDRLKTLLMSFELRNSSPWSDDRDGNLTELVLQNEMKIEQLTKDWTSKWMDRKAIMEEYSVDINKEKAGVTIDSNLPHLMAMDDDILSTGVVLYHLREGTTKIGRSDSDQDQDIVLKGRWIEKDHCMIDNNCGIVTLRPLQGAYCTVNGCEVTGSCRLSQGALVVLGKSHKFRFNHPAEAAVLRQRRSINDVPPILSCGALDWLNLDGSHTHSPHYILSSLQNKVCTNCKEKKSSPEVSTDIDTVREEYKKKLKEQEAFHRKQIQQQQLYVEDLKQQILRGQAKAERELENDQALINQQILENQQWLINESNQLAALQQQQREFAVQTESTLYAEAEVQSSLGLEISPSLLQQNKKRLVQLELLRRCSLKKAERNIRRKKVKFQLERIVKKQKLLEAKQNLEQLEANCWLSEVHVKQSHIPNENTAVHASVDHQLQKRRRSLGSSYSLHSQHSFCNLHLPQVPSCLLNGETISKLSTSSNIDQCSEGNTPGKLSSVEYCYRKLKDFCRSDDLNDEKGISFLVQMHLSEKQKVSSFGNKKGAERDSNDSAVMAHIDKNDQKMEKLGDSPGQAGCQKQTSKGSSPDHCKEKNEPETFITGTRMTKTKVLGDLNLPANSYLEQNRAQVSNKKTRMDINAKGHSSSPENVVNKMKKAVVYGNLPSAHPNQAAKNLKTEPTSVLQNQENSSVEHQEFLMVATSVGNLTKMNTQAPLSYVEKKWHSAELLSAGISKTATDVLGNWQEDEENEISDTDSTYSVDSLSCAYAKAFTEKLKQDDFHRNKCLANPEDSESDDSQMSQDSLVEKENKAKRQNKSQFQKLKAHRQPAKLYKSRSEHRVSSLVTSHAARRRLGEAERSFSLDSLGDGEEVPTEDPIEESKSDSSDEVPAEIFWKLQTPRPPTVQTEEDHESKICSRDTEGTNYNLKLTSSFYLDTKQQPASNTACEQFLKDAEVSFAAQERSFDRRLYYASGNPLLTTDAWSSYDSKVEISSPRITAPSSHEHLEFQDAHFYSLSKPMGWLKKDDLKQSAAEVSFVSGSKQIHSITRLSLGIKEINTSFSSDTSEVPLPETTAANRGFESEECTNADETSSLESQDITSTFVSSVGPSSSFIHISVKPDYYEHSRTNHPEQEQINESSTYRSTAECTQAFSCLENSTAECLSPIPRKEEDSLPKTHPEPLKDHKLETPPFVSVLPVHILEQRNSCVKADLEDSVLRTIDKDDLDDDCNNSMIESKMTDSDTGSTSVGASAAGFSTELAYNVVSAQASAVQQVHFGNCVQLFPRREAPTCCDESFFLNDLTNKKCSPGSTHEHQVLAGQGAKSAVVQGLLRSRESNMEAMQDTDYEQIPAEAATENTDFSSQKITYKCNPLVIAYSATPIEMCEKEKICMETSTDSLSEIVSEEPSLTEKDEHKPKDEDLSSLNHYEFKSKPFSNNYSYGCSLADGPVSCLSQHMSENSTLCVDNVREESSESKEHSMLNFQVVDQKEFSSKCKNLLVNEVSYLTVNVNGQDTESFPAAVCENTGDLLPESNSSIFYKTSAKANFFQSASETEHYDMLLEHVTIVKGDCDATSNHAEEARATKGCSVIHSNCLCTTCSSASTGEKNNMCKMTDSSVESDATILLETETKNKFLTEAREEKEALFESDCPEDILLVEDHFNSELGRVFEYNTDTLGTVSQEESLCIDKESKFLRNPEADPEETVVPNQNTKANAEEVKKLTPLKLNNRTNNPEKNGVEMKSIGIESVPDYPVTKVQSVTADRSGENFKGLDLSQNPKKTIDIVEVQCEFYTDLHLTPEEAEEDELQVVGTSVEHTQESKALVHSDSFFQKEESEEIIGVYSPELSVSLQSSPSAMHSHRIDFTPNAQGLPDACEGLLQMNRTRENVFNTEDIDTMELTTDRQGNILEKTEEKIDSSNLTERYMPHCLPHEDSDQENKVNVCEVTGCEEQVTTTNTEGMVITNQEDIHTDENVLFTEESPALHQVHCNRGDKEEILNQFKIPERYLTPSGLGENTLSVDDSQYHSPLEMNEDGDSEDSTDTRNTAMEDIDVYEYSVDDNISNDQYRLEEESKSLHVKENSHVYMSCSTQYPEHIASENVSVVRRPEICGQGAIGSRIVDEKAHLNAVGKTEEQMFLDNREEVELIVLQSLNELFPESKDSCHDDNRLNEILRGSQWVSTSFSTNNGDSSKQQNSAATLRSTKNIQESSVKDSLCPSVNHLLCLEVSGNSQLVQDVPTALKSHTKPSNGNAGTEAVLLYYETLMENEASIGTLVKTINKEGDSKAHSDKIQSKNEAFLQNRTTKDREEEDLFVFRNDCSASGQPVNENSFSLLCEVGSHEPEMVELKQGAEGNSFSSESDSSEDIIEDINSHEEQSVDLMINKISKDCFNSTERKGQEERDTVMPDELLFNNSSLLSSSEKEAREDMGEKTRHSLQEITSQNVLQNINTAETELQSGSSSQCDNKEKCLNTHYTLTSSNNDNARFPDVRICQGEPRHYQGHETSKDCCVDYPEIIVSENTSILSARLPDYKRKSCTPEHSAGLLNSPRSFANDLIDSSGEKCKNDAVLSEETKYFESESTILSAFSDVSQNGDEEDDSSAVTEATNAQSDKIPEEAVGTDQEGKIIRDSFQNCDDTQENKMPEYLEHYSNIFSVTLPESGVAVFQSLGKAGSKESKCAPSYFAENTPSDILLQSSKNVSVFNTCLLDDSKSPTVSQLEVSLQDTSLTEQALSGSADLHSVKEDFPQAFSEVNHPSMRAFSESSPISDINHGETGTCDRSHTSILKHSPLAVLQMQDTQSDKSVVFDEPVHASGIILLSLAKANKHYPVSDTNSASYENSAVDVEPVYGSNCQQVDNDTEFDQHHWSKVSAQKACTQHAEKVPDDSESLVLSSIPLWDTGRSVLVKEGQMRKMLNRNEEELHSSTETEHLAVKKKQGKTVDKEHLEQQTKVSSILTNELAVPEVLEQLYSGDVNVDPEHTYDSFGPACPTNSASTDPGQLYHSALGLEKRSADLQGNCQYVPMGDDDAGRTNTGDRKEILHYKNNTGSNIQADCFSTRTDDIMGSERLKFSLMNNESTPLKFLPTNHGLPSQESKLVEFRSRRPCSMTHSTKNCKTEHRPYLQSHRLSAPALAVLSDLDDTFKASSLADSLLYSASRSLQDLNMSVEPPSPTEDDLHVIERLSKQESKNILQVKSKPRFQQRMTQTKKIANCDPKNLQNYAARIQGNQSLKDSAVHSPSSVLPTSHSSVGVKENIHSKSSSVAQCSEGRVEEAGYQPGTELFLQDSKDAMHFSSSDINPYIHPWQQEESCKIGWKQYVFGSASDVSCHQMPLNLDNRKVTRCSSVDNGLNSQNSPFHSHLSTYATAKVLSSTLSSIEGLQGWDNTRPGSESTYSSDSNKRYSNASIETLETNPENEAAKHKNPSAHPGNSSVQVDEIVLLYPSELERSSKKSPGITCEQGTQTVATARYKRQRRHQRSYTDVSARRLETNRDLFQQHSSWTSMQNLSMHLSQLIQNTSELLGNLSQQNIIDNEQSIKIYQRRTEEGAKATGTRSDSCTQTTADIGTQTEILEESQSKNEEKQVQTKSENELRPAKAVNCDFSADTADKVPKRKEKTFSLEERPQEGAEMRNLGNTDFHDSLDSILEDSFMCLPLLHRTSTLDFQKPTLNAQQHIAPASARVSSITSSSVSSGQDDSSCTVVSSPTISTFQSPSSYAQDKRSVNELEVPAERKLRYKNTLLVDRASSPILTLSASPKSQNAFSKPFCPIKEPLGYSSDASNPLHSQRKQRSGPHSGMEPHVDSFSQTETDSECSVTRDSRGTRNAPGSFLDKKAAKKLLGNDDSKAVEQQHRLTVGTHTTICAKRLYHSSSTLEVSGRTEFLTDDVRDPSPLAHSLHCMYVTGRGRSVLGGIGHENYVGNSDTALTHNHSPPDSDLLFNPKHSATCSSQANVNQSSEPLAGAASLQFHDLWKNENSCSLLSDVSDAQISLQNDNTNSITETECDTEIPLKKSTTSVKPYRPRSYSLRDLPIHNKFSNWCGVKGSPPPSSLSLSGSATDLHSQAESKPGSQQTVEIEGKSQLWGSRSREIERLQRERAQIMSGIHLDLHQHPLTVELTEAKLNYGIGETDALLRVLQSGTADDLMAVPVKQQLYERHMRTIETLRKEREKRLQRYHRSRSLSPQKHLSLLQTLDASHRDLDLPSRRREYLQQLRRDVVENTRVQEPKRRSIQHPSEIELMLRDYQKAREETKTEIARARDKLRERAEQEKRRIREQIFAQLQKEEARLKTLASTSTLCTESSLSLSSGPTSGYNSSNTATYTASKLSSWEGQFSSGSALLSRDTRGRSAVRNSQLFMIEQLQKDSALEDSGIEPPLPSDSISCRFTHGLTISVSSSSTQGYQDLSKHILANATTEVMAACSHNLRNLYTCQAAAGWKYQCTEKEVLVYYKVFPSATKHGFLGAGVIERPLAYVWGLVRDLGKRHLYDRSINTARIHRKITSHIQLVYLVTDTSLCYLQQPRDFCCITVEAKEKNLSILAIQSVYDASMPHPCKDVVRGEILPSAWILEPDVVNGRDITRVIYMAQVDLGAPAIPARLLSSIAKRQPLVIARLAHFLAS